In Vidua chalybeata isolate OUT-0048 chromosome 9, bVidCha1 merged haplotype, whole genome shotgun sequence, a genomic segment contains:
- the LOC128792213 gene encoding selenoprotein Pb-like, with protein sequence MGLLVLALATWLGLGLASASEETANSSRICQEAPAWTINGSSPMEGAAGQVTVVALLKASUQFCLRQAHSLGGLRERLARQGTADVRYMIVNEKAPLSRAMLPELQRHAPPGVPVFQPEQEDPDVWQVLGGDKDDFLVYDRCGRLAFHIQLPFSFLHFPYVEAAIRSSHIKDFCGNCSLYPNTTREANSTMEGPATPSPLPEHKGMESETPVHQHKPLHPHHHHEVNSERDTNPSEDHKPATHAHHHHGDHGQLHHKGKKQKEGDEH encoded by the exons atggggctgctggtgctggcccTGGCcacctggctggggctggggctggcctCGGCCTCTGAGGAGACGGCCAACAGCAGCCGGATCTGCCAGGAGGCACCGGCATGGACCATCAATGGCTCGAGCCCCATGGAGGGGGCGGCAGGGCAGGTGACGGTGGTGGCCCTGCTGAAGGCCAGCTGACAATTCTGCCTGAGGCAGGCCCACAG CCTCGGGGGCCTGCGGGAGCGGCTGGCCCGGCAGGGCACGGCCGATGTCCGCTACATGATCGTCAACGAGAAGGCGCCGCTGTCCCGCGCCATGCTCCCGGAGCTGCAGCGCCATGCCCCGCCCGGCGTCCCCGTCTTCCAGCCGGAGCAGGAGGACCCTGACGTCTGGCAGGTCCTGGGGGGTGACAAGGACGACTTCCTTGTTTATGACCG GTGTGGCCGCCTGGCTTTCCACATCCAGTTGCCCTTCAGCTTCCTCCACTTTCCCTATGTGGAGGCAGCCATCCGCTCCAGCCACATCAAGGACTTCTGTGGCAACTGCTCCCTCTACCCCAACACTACCCGGGAG GCTAACAGCACCATGGAGGGCCCTGCAACCCCGAGCCCCCTTCCTGAACACAAGGGGATGGAGTCAGAGACCCCTGTCCACCAGCACAAGCCCCTCCATCCTCACCACCATCACGAGGTCAACAGCGAGAGAGACACAAACCCAAGTGAGGACCACAAACCTGCTACCCATGCTCACCACCACCATGGAGACCATGGCCAGCTCCATCACAAGgggaagaagcagaaggaggGGGATGAGCATTAA